The following are encoded together in the Azospirillum brasilense genome:
- a CDS encoding HugZ family protein, giving the protein MRGAGLAALSTALRGDDGQAGDQHNGRGGWPYPSLVQVAFDLDGTPLLLLSTLADHTKNIVRDPRVGLLFDGTAGLAEPLSGPRLSVLGRAERSEEPRHRARFLARHPGAALYAGFADFSVYAVSVERAHLVAGFGRVRWLDRADLLLPSIPAALAEAEGAILSHMNADHADALRLYATVLAGRSADGAEPWAMTGIDPDGCDLRRSGEMARVDFDHSVENPGDARVTLAGLARQARQSAPGSAPGAAGDPVDSPVESNDRDG; this is encoded by the coding sequence ATGCGGGGTGCCGGCCTGGCGGCGCTGTCCACCGCTCTGCGCGGGGACGACGGCCAAGCTGGCGACCAGCACAATGGCCGGGGCGGCTGGCCTTATCCCTCTCTGGTCCAGGTGGCCTTCGACCTCGACGGCACGCCCCTTCTCCTGCTCTCCACGCTCGCGGACCACACGAAGAACATCGTGCGGGATCCGCGCGTCGGCCTGCTGTTCGACGGAACGGCGGGGCTGGCGGAGCCGCTCTCCGGGCCGCGGCTGTCCGTTCTCGGGCGGGCCGAGCGCTCGGAGGAGCCGCGCCATCGTGCCCGCTTCCTGGCGCGCCATCCCGGTGCCGCGCTCTACGCCGGTTTCGCCGATTTCAGCGTCTACGCCGTGTCGGTGGAGCGCGCCCATCTGGTGGCCGGCTTCGGCCGGGTGCGGTGGCTCGACCGCGCGGACCTGCTGCTGCCCAGCATCCCCGCGGCACTGGCCGAGGCCGAGGGCGCCATCCTGAGCCACATGAACGCCGACCACGCCGACGCCTTGCGGCTGTACGCAACGGTTCTGGCCGGACGGTCCGCCGATGGCGCCGAGCCGTGGGCGATGACCGGAATCGACCCCGACGGCTGCGACCTGCGCCGCAGCGGCGAAATGGCGCGGGTTGATTTCGATCACAGCGTGGAAAACCCCGGGGACGCTAGGGTCACTCTCGCCGGGCTCGCTCGCCAGGCCCGCCAGAGCGCGCCCGGCAGCGCGCCCGGCGCGGCGGGCGACCCGGTGGATTCGCCGGTGGAATCGAATGATCGTGACGGCTAA
- a CDS encoding response regulator transcription factor produces the protein MSHTVALVDDDRNILTSIAMALEAEGFEVRTYTDGAEALRGLTQRPPDLAVLDIKMPRMDGMELLQRLRQTSHLPVIFLTSKDDEVDELMGLRMGADDYIKKPFSQRLLVERIRTLLRREAATRDKTAPEPGVLLTRGPLVMDGARHSCTWKGQPIDLTVTEFLLVKALAQRPGHVKSRDQLMDAAYGENVYVDDRTIDSHIKRLRKKFKAIDSDFAQIETLYGVGYRYRE, from the coding sequence ATGTCTCACACCGTAGCGTTGGTGGACGACGACCGGAACATCCTGACCTCCATTGCCATGGCGCTGGAAGCGGAGGGGTTCGAGGTCCGCACCTACACCGACGGCGCCGAAGCGCTGCGCGGCCTGACCCAGCGCCCGCCGGACCTTGCCGTGCTGGACATCAAGATGCCGCGCATGGATGGGATGGAACTGCTGCAGCGCCTGCGCCAGACCAGCCATCTGCCGGTCATCTTCCTGACCAGCAAGGACGACGAGGTCGACGAGCTGATGGGTCTGCGCATGGGCGCGGACGACTACATCAAGAAGCCCTTCTCGCAACGCCTGCTGGTTGAGCGCATCCGCACCCTGCTGCGGCGCGAGGCGGCGACTCGCGACAAGACCGCGCCGGAACCCGGCGTGCTGCTGACCCGCGGCCCGCTGGTCATGGACGGCGCCCGCCATTCCTGCACCTGGAAGGGCCAGCCCATCGACCTGACGGTGACGGAATTCCTTCTGGTGAAGGCGCTGGCCCAGCGCCCCGGCCATGTGAAGAGCCGCGATCAACTCATGGACGCCGCCTACGGCGAGAACGTCTATGTCGACGACCGCACCATCGACAGCCACATCAAGCGGCTCCGCAAGAAGTTCAAGGCCATTGATTCCGACTTTGCGCAGATCGAAACGCTCTATGGCGTCGGTTACCGATACAGGGAGTGA
- a CDS encoding stimulus-sensing domain-containing protein — MASVTDTGSEVRAPDHAPSPPVKPGAAPRAASRRRVRGVPSPLTLRILAVNVLALLLLVGALLYLGRYQDRLVQAELDALETEARIFASALGEGAVQRAADEPEPGQESYELSPELGRQMIRRLALATETHTRLYGPDGRLLSDSRVLTGSPGKIEIQELPLPPSGDPVSRAVNEFYARFIDVVPSRENLPLYREPPGHAAESAAPPPNVERALAGENSATVWRLASPVARSNMLLTVAVPVQRYKEVLGAVLLSRSGTVIDEAIRSVRSDILRVFAVALLVTVLMSLYLAGTIARPIRKLAQAADRLRTGHGRHTEIPDFTRRGDEIGELSGVLRDMTAALWARMDAIERFAADVAHEIKNPLTSLRSAVETVSRIQDPARRDKLMAIIADDVQRLDRLISDISNASRLDAELSRAALEPVDVGAMLRMLADIHRTTAEEEDEGDGTEAPPSVVIEPPRGGSLTVKGLEGRLTQVFQNLIANALSFSPPGGQVRLTARRTPDGAVEVTVSDDGPGIPDGKEEAIFERFYTERPAGEKFGTHSGLGLSISKQIVEAHGGTIRADNRLGPGGETTGAVFTVRLPRP, encoded by the coding sequence ATGGCGTCGGTTACCGATACAGGGAGTGAGGTCCGCGCGCCGGACCACGCCCCTTCCCCACCCGTCAAGCCCGGCGCCGCGCCGCGCGCCGCGTCCCGACGCCGGGTGCGCGGCGTGCCGTCGCCGCTGACTCTGCGGATTCTCGCCGTCAACGTGCTGGCGCTGCTGCTGCTGGTCGGCGCCCTGCTCTATCTCGGCCGCTACCAGGACCGGCTGGTCCAGGCGGAGCTGGACGCGCTGGAGACGGAGGCGCGCATCTTCGCCTCCGCGCTCGGCGAGGGCGCCGTGCAGCGGGCCGCCGACGAGCCGGAGCCTGGCCAGGAAAGCTACGAGCTGTCGCCGGAATTGGGACGCCAGATGATCCGCCGGCTGGCGCTGGCGACGGAGACGCACACCCGGCTCTACGGCCCGGACGGGCGGCTGCTCTCGGACAGCCGCGTGCTGACCGGCTCCCCCGGCAAGATCGAGATCCAGGAGCTGCCGCTGCCGCCCTCCGGCGACCCGGTCTCGCGCGCGGTCAACGAGTTCTACGCCCGCTTCATCGACGTGGTGCCGAGCCGGGAAAATCTGCCGCTCTACCGCGAGCCGCCGGGCCATGCCGCCGAATCGGCCGCCCCGCCGCCCAACGTGGAGCGCGCGCTGGCCGGCGAGAACAGCGCGACGGTGTGGCGCCTGGCCTCCCCGGTCGCCCGCTCCAACATGCTGCTGACGGTCGCCGTTCCGGTCCAGCGCTACAAGGAGGTGTTGGGGGCGGTCCTGCTGTCGCGCAGCGGCACGGTGATCGACGAGGCCATCCGGTCGGTGCGCAGCGACATCCTGCGCGTCTTCGCGGTGGCGCTTCTCGTCACGGTCCTGATGTCGCTCTATCTGGCCGGCACCATCGCCCGGCCCATCCGCAAACTGGCCCAAGCGGCCGATCGGCTGCGCACCGGCCATGGGCGCCACACCGAGATCCCCGACTTCACCCGCCGCGGCGACGAGATCGGGGAGCTGTCCGGCGTGCTGCGTGACATGACGGCGGCGCTGTGGGCACGCATGGACGCCATCGAGCGCTTCGCCGCCGACGTCGCCCACGAGATCAAGAACCCGCTGACCTCGCTGCGCAGCGCGGTGGAAACGGTCAGCCGCATCCAGGACCCGGCCCGCCGCGACAAGCTGATGGCGATCATCGCCGACGACGTGCAACGGCTGGACCGGCTGATCAGCGACATCTCCAACGCCTCGCGCCTGGACGCCGAGCTGTCGCGTGCCGCGCTGGAGCCGGTGGATGTCGGCGCCATGCTCCGCATGCTCGCCGACATCCACCGCACCACCGCGGAGGAGGAGGATGAGGGCGATGGGACGGAAGCCCCGCCGAGCGTCGTCATCGAACCGCCGCGCGGCGGATCGCTGACCGTGAAGGGGTTGGAGGGTCGGCTGACCCAGGTCTTCCAGAATCTGATCGCCAACGCCTTGTCCTTCTCGCCGCCCGGCGGGCAGGTCCGGCTGACCGCCCGGCGCACCCCGGACGGCGCGGTCGAGGTGACGGTCAGCGACGACGGTCCCGGCATTCCGGACGGCAAAGAAGAGGCAATCTTCGAGCGCTTCTACACCGAGCGGCCGGCCGGCGAGAAGTTCGGAACCCATTCCGGCCTCGGCCTGTCGATCTCCAAACAGATCGTGGAGGCCCACGGCGGCACCATCCGGGCCGACAACCGCCTCGGCCCCGGCGGGGAAACGACAGGCGCCGTCTTCACCGTGCGCCTGCCCCGACCCTGA
- a CDS encoding HPr kinase/phosphorylase, with amino-acid sequence MVTIHGTCVLVGTWNDGQGNGGSGVISGSGDRSETPVGVLLRGPSGSGKSDLALRMIDAGALLVADDRVELRVDRGRLMARAPAALAGLLEVRGVGIMPMPTVTEVEIRLVVDLVPRDAVERLPEEEAAELLDRPVPRLALCPFDASTPAKLKLAATAARAGSLGKVPDLP; translated from the coding sequence ATGGTAACGATTCACGGCACCTGCGTCCTGGTCGGCACATGGAACGACGGCCAAGGAAACGGCGGCAGCGGCGTCATATCGGGCAGCGGCGACCGCAGCGAAACGCCCGTCGGCGTGCTGCTGCGGGGACCTTCGGGCAGCGGCAAGTCCGATCTGGCCTTGCGGATGATCGACGCTGGTGCGCTGTTGGTTGCCGACGACCGGGTGGAGCTGCGCGTTGACCGGGGCAGACTGATGGCAAGGGCGCCGGCGGCGCTGGCCGGTCTGCTGGAGGTACGGGGCGTCGGCATCATGCCCATGCCCACCGTCACGGAGGTCGAAATCAGGCTGGTCGTCGATCTGGTGCCGCGCGACGCCGTCGAACGTCTTCCTGAGGAGGAGGCCGCGGAACTTCTCGACCGGCCTGTCCCGCGCCTCGCCCTTTGTCCCTTCGACGCCTCGACTCCGGCCAAGCTCAAGCTGGCGGCTACGGCCGCGCGGGCTGGCTCTTTGGGAAAGGTTCCGGACCTGCCATGA
- the rapZ gene encoding RNase adapter RapZ, with amino-acid sequence MTDRPPLENHPTERPLGTDGQLVLVTGMSGAGMSIALKALEDLGYEAVDNLRLSLVPALLEQADPRKRPLALVIDSRTRDFSAHAMLEEVEALKAHTGLDVRLVFLDCGDETLQRRFTETRRRHPLAIDRPVPDGIQLERALLLPLKQQADVTIDTTQLSIHDLRRILAGNFQIGAQAALQVFVTSFSFRMGLPREADLVFDVRFLTNPHYDPELRPLTGLDPHVAARVEEDPDFADFFRHLTDLLQPLLPRYNQEGKSYLTIAVGCTGGKHRSVFVAERLAAWLTGLGLKVGISHRELDRQAQRTG; translated from the coding sequence ATGACCGACCGCCCCCCCTTGGAAAACCATCCGACGGAACGGCCCTTGGGCACGGACGGTCAACTCGTGCTGGTCACCGGCATGTCCGGAGCCGGAATGTCCATCGCCCTGAAGGCCCTGGAGGACCTCGGTTACGAGGCGGTGGACAACCTGCGCCTCTCGCTCGTTCCGGCGCTGCTGGAGCAGGCCGACCCGCGCAAACGCCCATTGGCCCTGGTGATCGACAGCCGTACCCGCGACTTCTCCGCCCACGCCATGCTGGAAGAGGTCGAGGCGCTGAAGGCCCACACCGGGTTGGACGTGCGGCTGGTGTTCCTCGATTGCGGGGACGAGACACTGCAGCGCCGCTTCACCGAAACGCGCCGCCGCCACCCGCTGGCCATCGACCGCCCGGTGCCGGACGGCATCCAATTGGAACGCGCCCTGCTGTTGCCGCTCAAGCAGCAGGCGGACGTGACCATCGACACCACGCAACTGTCGATCCACGACCTGCGCCGCATCCTGGCCGGAAACTTCCAGATCGGCGCCCAAGCGGCGCTTCAGGTCTTCGTCACCTCCTTCTCGTTCCGGATGGGGTTGCCTCGCGAGGCGGACCTCGTGTTCGACGTACGCTTCTTGACGAATCCCCATTATGATCCGGAATTGCGACCGCTGACCGGACTGGACCCCCATGTGGCGGCGCGGGTGGAGGAAGACCCGGATTTCGCCGATTTCTTCCGTCATCTGACGGATCTGTTGCAGCCGCTTCTGCCGCGCTACAACCAGGAGGGCAAAAGCTACCTGACCATTGCGGTCGGCTGCACGGGCGGCAAGCACCGCTCGGTGTTCGTCGCCGAGCGGCTGGCCGCGTGGCTCACCGGGCTGGGGCTGAAGGTCGGCATCAGCCATCGGGAGCTGGACCGGCAGGCCCAGCGGACCGGCTGA
- a CDS encoding PTS sugar transporter subunit IIA, with protein sequence MIGMVLVTHGRLAEEFIAALEHVVGEQQQVRAVCIGPDDDMEQRRQDILNSVADVDDGSGVVVLTDMFGGTPSNLAISIMDKAKVEVIAGVNLPMLIKLASVRRQETLTHAVTAAREAGQKYINVASSLLSDG encoded by the coding sequence ATGATCGGTATGGTTCTGGTAACCCACGGGCGCCTCGCGGAAGAGTTCATCGCCGCGCTGGAGCATGTGGTGGGTGAGCAGCAGCAGGTGCGGGCCGTGTGCATCGGCCCAGACGACGACATGGAGCAGCGCCGTCAGGACATTCTGAACTCCGTTGCCGACGTGGACGACGGGTCCGGCGTCGTCGTGCTGACCGATATGTTCGGCGGCACCCCGTCCAACCTCGCCATCTCCATCATGGACAAGGCGAAGGTCGAGGTGATTGCCGGCGTGAACCTGCCGATGCTGATCAAGCTGGCCAGCGTACGCCGCCAGGAAACGCTGACCCATGCCGTGACCGCCGCGCGGGAAGCTGGACAGAAATACATCAACGTCGCTTCCTCGCTGCTGTCGGACGGGTGA
- a CDS encoding HPr family phosphocarrier protein: MNVPDDKTPAQGASGTGGQPPERNPEICQTVTICNQRGLHARAAAKFVKLVATFDCEIEVRRGETQVSGESIMGLMMLAAGPGTSVELYAYGREAEEAMAALVDLITRKFDED, encoded by the coding sequence ATGAACGTTCCAGACGACAAGACGCCCGCCCAGGGCGCTTCCGGAACCGGTGGGCAGCCTCCGGAGAGAAATCCCGAAATCTGCCAAACCGTCACCATCTGCAACCAGCGCGGCCTGCACGCCCGCGCGGCGGCAAAATTCGTGAAGCTGGTCGCCACCTTCGACTGTGAGATCGAGGTGCGGCGCGGCGAGACGCAGGTGTCAGGCGAATCCATCATGGGCCTGATGATGCTTGCTGCCGGCCCCGGCACCTCGGTGGAGCTTTACGCCTATGGCCGCGAGGCCGAGGAGGCCATGGCGGCTCTCGTGGATCTGATCACCCGCAAGTTCGATGAAGACTGA
- the ptsP gene encoding phosphoenolpyruvate--protein phosphotransferase: protein MKTDVPAAGQGRSLRGLGVSPGIAIGPAHVVESGAIRVPEYTLAADQVEAEAARFADACGKARRQIRKLKAKALVLPGSASEEIGFLLDAHLAMVTNSRLTRGVERRIQQELINAEAAVQAEIATIAQTFASMEDSYLAGRIADVREVGRRLIRNLMRHEYQAFSMLNPGSVILAEELTPADTALLDPRRVAGFATVLGGAEGHTAIMARSLGIPAVLGVGGLLSGLKNGITVVVDGVQGRVIIDPTPEVLEDYRQRRAEREREREQLKGLRKLPAVTRDNTAVALQANLELPRDLDHALENGAQGIGLLRTEFLFMNRDQLPDEDEQYTVLRSIVEGMGGRTVTARTMDVGGEKLAGWMAGRYGEPANPALGLRAVRLGLREPKLLETQLAAMLRAGVHGPLRILLPMICSVAEVQRVREMMGQVARRLRRRGVPIADPLPPVGVMVEVPGAALSADALAYAADFFSIGTNDLTQYTLAIDRGDEQVASLYDPLHPAVLRLIQFTIEAALRARIPVSVCGEIAGDSRYTALLLGLGVRDLSMVPPAIPLVKRRIRKLDLQEATRRARVIMDQSDSGRIAALLDDFNTVD, encoded by the coding sequence ATGAAGACTGACGTTCCGGCCGCCGGCCAGGGGCGGTCGTTGCGCGGGTTGGGCGTTTCGCCCGGCATTGCCATCGGCCCGGCCCATGTGGTGGAGAGCGGCGCCATCCGCGTTCCCGAATACACGCTTGCCGCCGATCAGGTGGAGGCCGAGGCTGCGCGCTTCGCCGACGCCTGCGGCAAGGCGCGCCGCCAGATCCGCAAGCTGAAGGCCAAGGCGCTGGTGCTGCCCGGCTCGGCGTCGGAGGAGATCGGCTTCCTTCTCGACGCCCATCTGGCGATGGTCACCAACTCGCGCCTGACGCGCGGCGTCGAGCGCCGCATCCAGCAGGAGCTGATCAACGCCGAGGCCGCGGTCCAGGCGGAGATCGCCACCATCGCCCAGACCTTCGCGAGCATGGAGGACAGCTACCTCGCCGGGCGAATCGCCGACGTGCGCGAGGTGGGTCGGCGGCTGATCCGCAACCTGATGCGGCACGAGTATCAGGCCTTCTCCATGCTGAACCCCGGCTCGGTGATCCTGGCGGAGGAACTGACCCCGGCGGACACCGCCCTGCTCGACCCCCGCCGCGTCGCCGGCTTCGCCACCGTACTCGGCGGCGCCGAGGGACACACGGCGATCATGGCGCGCTCGCTGGGCATTCCGGCGGTGCTGGGTGTCGGCGGGTTGCTGTCCGGGCTGAAGAACGGGATCACGGTCGTCGTCGACGGGGTCCAGGGACGCGTCATCATCGACCCCACCCCCGAGGTGCTGGAGGACTACCGGCAGCGCCGCGCCGAGCGCGAGCGCGAGCGCGAGCAGCTGAAGGGCCTGCGCAAGCTGCCGGCGGTCACCCGCGACAACACCGCGGTAGCGCTTCAGGCCAACCTGGAGCTGCCGCGCGACCTCGACCACGCGCTGGAGAACGGGGCGCAGGGGATCGGGCTGCTGCGCACTGAGTTCCTGTTCATGAACCGCGACCAGCTCCCGGACGAGGACGAGCAGTACACCGTCCTGCGCTCCATCGTGGAAGGCATGGGCGGCCGCACCGTCACCGCCCGCACCATGGATGTCGGCGGGGAGAAGCTGGCCGGCTGGATGGCGGGCCGCTACGGCGAGCCGGCGAACCCGGCGCTCGGCCTGCGCGCGGTCCGGCTCGGCCTGCGCGAGCCCAAGCTGCTGGAGACGCAGCTCGCCGCCATGCTGCGGGCCGGCGTCCATGGGCCGCTGCGCATCCTGCTGCCGATGATCTGCTCGGTCGCCGAGGTGCAGCGCGTGCGCGAGATGATGGGTCAGGTGGCCCGCCGGTTGCGCCGCCGCGGCGTTCCCATCGCCGATCCGCTGCCGCCGGTCGGGGTGATGGTGGAGGTTCCGGGGGCGGCCCTGTCCGCCGATGCGCTGGCCTACGCCGCCGACTTCTTCTCCATCGGCACCAACGACCTGACGCAGTACACGCTGGCCATCGACCGCGGAGACGAGCAGGTCGCCTCGCTCTACGACCCGCTGCACCCTGCCGTGCTACGCCTGATCCAGTTCACCATAGAGGCGGCGCTGCGCGCCCGCATCCCGGTGTCGGTCTGCGGCGAGATCGCCGGCGATTCGCGTTACACGGCGTTGTTGCTGGGACTGGGCGTGCGCGACCTGTCGATGGTGCCCCCGGCCATCCCCCTGGTGAAGCGGCGCATCCGCAAGTTGGACCTTCAGGAGGCCACCCGCCGCGCCCGTGTGATTATGGACCAGAGCGACAGCGGGCGCATCGCAGCCTTGCTGGACGACTTCAACACCGTCGACTGA
- a CDS encoding LysR family transcriptional regulator, producing the protein MRHRDFDLDALEVFVTVAELGNMTRAAGQLGLTQSAVSHVVRQLETAFATQLFDRSIRPMALTAAGHRLWHWSKRILNDARQLPAVIGGKDAPFVPELRLGCIDTLAAPFMPRLLQQLRDSVPSFSIAAGLSRQLREQFMARRLDVIFTNESFDDMDQVDSARLVTEPFVLLVPRNAPEVADEAGLRALSQALPLIRNTVDSSLGRMVDQHLRRLGLEIPRSFAFDAVDTMMAMVAEEMGWSLLPPTALVKSRQHLGRLRVLPFPAASFRRSIFVIARKGELGSLPTRIHKVGRAILTQGYFTELFISSPWLKPMIGR; encoded by the coding sequence ATGCGCCATCGCGACTTTGACCTCGACGCCCTCGAAGTGTTCGTGACCGTGGCGGAGCTGGGCAACATGACCCGAGCGGCGGGCCAACTGGGTTTGACCCAATCGGCCGTATCGCACGTGGTGCGTCAACTGGAAACCGCCTTCGCCACCCAGCTGTTCGACCGGAGCATCCGCCCGATGGCGCTGACCGCCGCCGGTCACCGGCTCTGGCACTGGAGCAAGCGCATCCTGAACGACGCCCGCCAACTGCCGGCGGTGATCGGCGGCAAGGACGCGCCCTTCGTGCCGGAATTGCGGCTTGGTTGCATCGACACGCTGGCCGCTCCGTTCATGCCGCGGCTCCTCCAGCAATTGCGCGACAGTGTGCCCTCCTTCAGCATCGCGGCGGGTCTCAGCCGGCAGTTGCGGGAGCAGTTCATGGCCCGGCGCCTGGACGTCATCTTCACCAACGAGTCCTTCGACGACATGGATCAGGTGGACAGCGCCCGCCTGGTCACTGAGCCCTTCGTGCTGCTGGTGCCGCGCAACGCGCCGGAGGTCGCCGACGAGGCCGGGCTGCGCGCGCTTTCCCAGGCGTTGCCGCTGATCCGGAACACGGTGGACAGCAGCCTCGGCCGGATGGTGGACCAGCATCTGCGGCGCCTGGGATTGGAAATCCCACGCAGCTTCGCGTTCGACGCCGTCGACACGATGATGGCCATGGTGGCGGAGGAGATGGGGTGGAGCCTGCTTCCCCCGACCGCGCTGGTGAAAAGCCGCCAGCATCTGGGACGTCTGCGGGTTCTGCCCTTTCCGGCCGCGAGCTTCCGCCGGTCCATCTTCGTGATCGCCCGCAAGGGGGAACTCGGGTCCCTTCCGACCCGCATCCACAAGGTCGGCCGGGCCATCCTCACCCAGGGCTATTTCACCGAACTGTTCATCTCGTCGCCCTGGCTGAAGCCTATGATCGGGCGATGA
- a CDS encoding MmgE/PrpD family protein has product MTIPSLPSFTAGQPTTQPTTQPAARLIGHWLAGLERAGIPDDVASAARACIIDTLGVALAGVGTDTARLARGEALDIHAAGPSTLLGGGRLCAEGAAFANTAAAHALDFDDNSYAGFVHGSAVVVPTALAAVEAAGGTGADLLTAVVAGAEAEYALAVALGNGVYEAGWWTTALFGVVGAAATAAKAFRLDGDRAADAVAFALCGAGGMRACFGTGAKPLLAAQAAANGLRAARLAKRGGAVPHVVVEDPRGFARLVAQGRFDPTALTALGRRWHLLDPGIDTKAYPVCLSSHAAADAVRDLMTEHRLPPSDITAVRCVVPPLVAANLTYDRPTTPGEARFSLPFAVACVMLHGDLTLDHLTTATLADPHLHAAMERVSMRPDPGWNADPDRARLAPEGADVTVETATGRTFRRFCASARGTVARPLSAQEHAGKFHDCAGRAMGPEAAARLHRKLLDIDALPRLDGLLDGSIG; this is encoded by the coding sequence ATGACCATCCCTTCCCTCCCCTCCTTCACCGCCGGCCAGCCCACGACCCAGCCCACGACCCAGCCAGCCGCCCGACTCATCGGCCATTGGCTGGCCGGTCTGGAGCGGGCCGGCATTCCCGACGACGTGGCCTCGGCGGCCCGCGCCTGCATCATCGACACGCTGGGCGTGGCTCTGGCCGGAGTCGGCACCGACACCGCCCGCCTGGCGCGGGGGGAAGCGCTGGACATCCATGCCGCCGGCCCGTCCACCCTGCTGGGCGGCGGACGCCTATGCGCCGAAGGGGCCGCCTTCGCGAACACCGCGGCTGCCCACGCGCTGGATTTCGACGACAACTCCTATGCCGGATTCGTCCATGGGTCGGCCGTGGTGGTGCCGACCGCCCTGGCCGCAGTGGAAGCGGCCGGAGGAACCGGAGCCGATCTGCTGACCGCCGTAGTTGCCGGTGCGGAGGCGGAATACGCGCTGGCCGTCGCCCTCGGCAATGGGGTGTATGAGGCCGGCTGGTGGACCACCGCGCTGTTCGGCGTGGTCGGTGCCGCCGCCACCGCCGCCAAGGCCTTCCGGCTGGACGGCGACCGGGCCGCCGATGCCGTCGCTTTTGCGCTCTGCGGGGCCGGCGGCATGCGGGCCTGCTTCGGCACGGGCGCCAAGCCGCTGCTGGCCGCACAAGCCGCCGCCAACGGGCTGCGCGCGGCGCGTCTAGCCAAGCGTGGCGGGGCCGTGCCGCACGTCGTGGTGGAGGACCCGCGGGGCTTTGCCCGGCTGGTGGCGCAGGGCCGCTTCGATCCCACGGCGCTGACGGCCTTGGGCCGGCGGTGGCACCTGCTGGACCCGGGCATCGACACCAAGGCCTATCCGGTCTGCCTCTCCTCGCACGCGGCGGCCGACGCGGTGCGCGACCTGATGACGGAGCACCGGCTGCCTCCGTCGGACATCACGGCGGTGCGCTGCGTCGTACCGCCCCTGGTGGCCGCCAACCTCACCTACGACCGCCCAACCACTCCCGGCGAAGCCCGCTTCAGCCTGCCCTTTGCGGTGGCCTGCGTGATGCTGCACGGCGACCTGACTCTGGATCACCTGACCACGGCGACGCTGGCCGACCCGCATCTGCACGCGGCCATGGAGCGTGTGAGCATGCGGCCGGATCCCGGCTGGAACGCCGATCCCGATCGGGCGCGGCTGGCCCCGGAAGGCGCCGATGTAACGGTGGAAACCGCGACCGGACGTACGTTCCGCCGCTTCTGCGCCTCGGCGCGCGGCACCGTCGCCCGGCCCCTGTCGGCGCAGGAGCATGCCGGGAAGTTCCATGACTGTGCCGGACGCGCCATGGGGCCAGAGGCAGCGGCGCGGCTCCATCGCAAGTTGCTGGATATCGATGCTCTGCCTCGGCTGGACGGGCTTCTGGACGGCTCGATCGGTTGA